Proteins co-encoded in one Streptomyces sp. NBC_01283 genomic window:
- a CDS encoding DUF742 domain-containing protein — translation MSEDGTGTQGTHRWFDDDAGPVVRPYAMTRGRTTSPAQHRLDLIAVVIAEARAGDPEADRTLSPEHVDIVGLCRDSPQSVAELAAELDLPIGVIRVLIGDLVDDELVHVTRPVPPAELPDESILRDVINGLRAL, via the coding sequence ATGAGCGAAGACGGCACAGGGACACAGGGGACCCATCGCTGGTTCGACGACGACGCCGGGCCCGTGGTGCGGCCGTACGCCATGACGCGCGGCCGGACCACCAGTCCGGCCCAGCACCGCCTCGATCTGATCGCGGTCGTCATCGCGGAGGCCCGCGCCGGGGACCCGGAGGCGGACAGGACGCTGTCCCCGGAACATGTGGACATCGTCGGGCTCTGCCGTGACAGCCCTCAGTCGGTCGCCGAACTGGCGGCCGAACTGGACCTTCCCATCGGTGTGATCCGCGTCCTCATCGGCGATCTCGTCGACGACGAACTGGTGCACGTGACACGTCCCGTACCCCCTGCGGAACTGCCGGACGAGAGTATTCTGCGCGACGTGATCAACGGCCTCCGGGCGCTCTGA
- a CDS encoding M15 family metallopeptidase: MTGLAPALRNLAVTATALAAVAAAPVPAHAKPEPKAPDEFVALRDVDPTIIQEMRYVTPHNFVGTPIDGYKKPMCILTEPAAKALHKAQRSLLRKGYSLKVYDCYRPQRAVDQFVRWAEDLGDVRMKAEFYPHVDKSRLFEDGYIAAKSGHSRGSTLDLTVVKLPALPTRPYVPGEPLRPCFGPKDERFPDNSVDMGTGFDCFDTLSHTDDPRITGKQRINRDLLRGALTKVGFVNLPEEWWHFTHKPELFPDTYFDFPVARRSLNGK, translated from the coding sequence ATGACAGGACTTGCCCCCGCACTGCGGAATCTCGCCGTCACCGCCACCGCTCTCGCCGCCGTGGCCGCCGCCCCCGTGCCCGCCCATGCCAAGCCGGAACCCAAGGCTCCCGATGAGTTCGTGGCGTTGCGGGACGTGGACCCGACGATCATCCAGGAGATGCGCTACGTCACGCCGCACAACTTCGTGGGGACGCCCATCGACGGCTACAAGAAGCCGATGTGCATCCTCACGGAACCCGCGGCGAAGGCACTGCACAAGGCCCAGCGCTCGCTGCTGCGCAAGGGCTACTCCCTGAAGGTGTACGACTGTTACCGGCCGCAGCGGGCGGTCGACCAGTTCGTGCGCTGGGCCGAAGACCTCGGCGACGTACGCATGAAGGCGGAGTTCTATCCCCATGTCGACAAGTCGCGGTTGTTCGAGGACGGTTACATCGCGGCGAAGTCCGGTCACAGCCGGGGCTCGACGCTCGATCTGACGGTCGTGAAGCTGCCCGCCCTTCCCACGCGTCCGTACGTTCCCGGGGAGCCCCTCAGGCCCTGCTTCGGACCGAAGGACGAGCGGTTCCCCGACAACTCCGTGGACATGGGGACGGGGTTCGACTGCTTCGACACCCTCTCCCACACGGACGACCCCCGCATCACCGGCAAGCAGCGCATCAACCGGGATCTGCTGCGGGGCGCGCTGACGAAAGTCGGTTTCGTCAACCTTCCCGAGGAGTGGTGGCACTTCACCCACAAGCCCGAACTCTTCCCCGACACCTATTTCGACTTCCCCGTGGCGCGGCGCTCGCTGAACGGGAAGTAG
- a CDS encoding hydantoinase B/oxoprolinase family protein, with product MTGWQFWVDRGGTFTDIVARRPDGRLLTHKLLSDNPARYADAAVAGIRELLRAAPVTSAAEVPDADDDTADVTVDAVRMGTTVATNALLERKGEPTALVITRGFGDALRIAYQNRPRIFAREIVLPELPYDRVIEVDERVTAEGEVLRAPDLEQLAGPLRQAHEGGIRAVAVVCVHSHLYPAHERAIAELAVRTGFPQVSLSSEVSPLMKLVPRGDTAVVDAYLSPVLDRYVQHVADELSGVRLMFMQSNGGLTEAGQFRGKDAILSGPAGGIVGMARMSQRAGFDRVIGFDMGGTSTDVSHYAGEYERVFTTQIAGVRLRAPMLDIHTVAAGGGSVLHFDGSRYRVGPDSAGAAPGPASYRGGGPLTVTDANVALGRIQPTHFPRVFGPDGDQPLDEALVRDRFTALARDIRESTGDDRTPEQVAEGYLQIAVANIAAAVKRISVQKGHDVTRYALTTFGGAGGQHACMVADSLGIRTVLVPPMAGVLSALGIGLADTTAMREQSVEARLEPSAMPRVLKTADDLEEAARAELLAEDVPEDRIRVTRRAQLRYDGTDTTLTVELTEPDGMIRVFEERHRTTYSFTLDRPVVVEALSVEATGLTQQPDLSVLAGDTRRGAPETVSLHTGGTWRDVPLHRREELPPGETVDGPAIITEASATTVVDDGWQAAMSREGHLVMERVAVPEGSAASTAADPVLLEVFNNLFMSIAEQMGARLESTAQSVNIKERLDFSCALFDPDGNLVANAPHIPVHLGSMGTSVKEVIQRRGDSMRPGDTYAVNDPYHGGTHLPDVTVITPVFDTSEERDSSEEPDAPGERILFYVASRGHHAEIGGIAPGSMPANSRTIEEEGILFDNWLLVEGGRLREAETLSLLTDAPYPSRNPATNLADLRAQIAANQKGVDEVARMIANFGLDVVQAYMSHVQDNAEEAVRRVIDVLEEGEFAYPTDSGAVIRVRVSVDRAARSATVDFTGTSPQLATNFNAPFAVVNAAVLYVFRTLVAEDIPLNDGCLRPLRIIVPPGSLLAPEPPAAVVAGNVETSQAITGALYGALGVQAEGSGTMNNVTFGNDRHQYYETVASGSGAGDGFDGASVVQTHMTNSRLTDPEVLEWRLPVLLEEFAVRRGSGGTGRWRGGDGAVRRIRFREPMTVSTLSQHRKVAPYGMAGGSPGALGTGRVERADGSVQELEGSDFADAAPGDVLVIETPGGGGYGPPPHHSSETTAPPETTATPEATDPGEASDDLQAF from the coding sequence GTGACTGGCTGGCAGTTCTGGGTCGACAGGGGCGGCACCTTCACGGACATCGTCGCGCGCCGTCCCGACGGACGGCTGCTCACGCACAAACTCCTGTCGGACAACCCGGCCCGCTATGCCGACGCGGCCGTCGCGGGCATCCGTGAGTTACTGCGCGCCGCCCCCGTCACGTCGGCGGCTGAGGTCCCTGACGCCGACGACGACACGGCGGACGTGACCGTCGACGCCGTCCGCATGGGCACCACCGTCGCCACCAACGCCCTCCTGGAGCGCAAGGGCGAGCCCACCGCCCTGGTGATCACGCGGGGCTTCGGTGACGCCCTGCGCATCGCCTACCAGAACCGCCCCCGCATCTTCGCCCGCGAGATCGTCCTGCCGGAGCTGCCCTACGACCGGGTCATCGAGGTCGACGAGCGGGTCACCGCCGAGGGCGAGGTCCTGCGGGCACCCGACCTGGAGCAGCTCGCCGGGCCGCTGCGCCAGGCCCATGAGGGCGGCATCCGGGCCGTCGCCGTGGTGTGCGTGCACAGCCATCTGTATCCCGCCCACGAGCGGGCGATCGCCGAACTGGCCGTCCGCACGGGCTTTCCGCAGGTCTCGCTCTCCAGCGAGGTCAGCCCGCTGATGAAGCTGGTCCCGCGCGGCGACACGGCGGTCGTCGACGCCTATCTGTCGCCCGTCCTCGACCGCTACGTCCAGCACGTCGCCGACGAACTCAGCGGCGTACGGCTGATGTTCATGCAGTCGAACGGCGGCCTCACCGAAGCGGGCCAGTTCCGCGGCAAGGACGCGATCCTGTCCGGGCCCGCCGGCGGCATCGTCGGCATGGCCCGCATGTCGCAGCGCGCGGGCTTCGACCGCGTCATCGGCTTCGACATGGGCGGCACGTCCACGGACGTGTCGCACTACGCGGGCGAGTACGAACGGGTCTTCACCACGCAGATCGCGGGCGTCCGGCTGCGCGCGCCGATGCTGGACATCCACACCGTCGCCGCGGGCGGCGGCTCCGTCCTGCACTTCGACGGCAGCCGCTACCGCGTGGGCCCCGACTCGGCGGGCGCCGCTCCGGGCCCGGCGAGCTACCGGGGCGGCGGACCGCTCACGGTCACCGATGCCAACGTCGCCCTCGGGCGCATCCAACCCACCCACTTCCCCCGGGTGTTCGGGCCGGACGGCGACCAGCCGCTCGACGAGGCCCTCGTGCGCGACCGCTTCACCGCGCTGGCCCGCGACATCCGGGAGAGCACCGGCGACGACCGCACTCCGGAGCAGGTCGCCGAGGGCTATCTGCAGATCGCGGTCGCCAACATCGCCGCCGCCGTCAAGCGCATCTCGGTCCAGAAGGGCCATGACGTCACCCGCTACGCCCTCACCACGTTCGGCGGCGCGGGCGGCCAGCACGCCTGCATGGTCGCCGACTCGCTCGGCATCCGCACCGTCCTCGTACCCCCCATGGCCGGAGTGCTCTCCGCGCTCGGCATCGGCCTCGCCGACACCACCGCGATGCGCGAGCAGTCCGTGGAGGCCCGGCTCGAACCGTCCGCGATGCCCCGCGTCCTGAAGACCGCCGACGACCTGGAGGAAGCGGCCCGCGCCGAGCTGCTCGCCGAGGACGTGCCCGAGGACCGCATCCGCGTCACACGCCGCGCCCAGCTGCGCTACGACGGCACCGACACCACGCTCACCGTGGAGCTCACGGAGCCGGACGGCATGATCCGCGTCTTCGAGGAACGCCACCGCACCACCTACTCCTTCACCCTGGACCGCCCCGTCGTCGTCGAGGCGCTCTCCGTGGAGGCCACCGGCCTGACCCAGCAGCCCGACCTCTCCGTGCTCGCCGGTGACACGCGCCGAGGAGCTCCGGAGACCGTCAGCCTGCACACGGGCGGCACCTGGCGCGACGTGCCCCTGCACCGCCGCGAGGAACTGCCGCCCGGCGAGACCGTCGACGGGCCCGCGATCATCACCGAGGCCAGCGCCACGACGGTCGTGGACGACGGCTGGCAGGCGGCCATGTCACGCGAGGGACACCTGGTCATGGAACGTGTGGCGGTGCCCGAGGGTTCCGCCGCGAGCACAGCGGCCGACCCCGTCCTCCTCGAAGTCTTCAACAACCTTTTCATGTCGATCGCCGAACAGATGGGCGCCCGCCTGGAGTCCACCGCCCAGTCCGTGAACATCAAGGAGCGGCTCGACTTCTCCTGCGCGCTCTTCGACCCGGACGGCAACCTCGTCGCCAACGCCCCGCACATCCCGGTGCACCTGGGCTCGATGGGCACCAGCGTGAAAGAGGTGATCCAGCGCCGCGGCGACAGCATGCGCCCCGGAGACACCTACGCGGTCAACGACCCATACCACGGCGGGACCCACCTCCCGGACGTCACCGTCATCACGCCGGTCTTCGACACCTCGGAGGAGCGGGACTCCTCGGAAGAACCGGACGCCCCGGGGGAGCGGATCCTCTTCTACGTGGCGTCGCGCGGGCACCACGCGGAGATCGGCGGCATCGCCCCCGGCTCCATGCCCGCGAACAGCCGCACCATCGAGGAGGAGGGCATCCTCTTCGACAACTGGCTCCTCGTGGAGGGCGGCCGGCTCCGCGAGGCCGAGACCCTGAGCCTGCTCACCGACGCCCCCTACCCCTCCCGAAACCCGGCCACCAACCTCGCCGACCTGCGCGCCCAGATCGCCGCCAACCAGAAGGGCGTCGACGAAGTCGCCCGCATGATCGCGAACTTCGGGCTCGACGTCGTCCAGGCCTACATGAGCCACGTACAGGACAACGCCGAAGAAGCGGTACGCCGTGTGATCGACGTACTGGAAGAGGGCGAGTTCGCCTATCCGACGGACTCGGGGGCCGTCATCCGGGTCCGTGTCTCGGTCGACCGCGCGGCCCGCTCGGCGACCGTCGACTTCACCGGTACGTCCCCCCAGCTCGCCACGAACTTCAACGCCCCCTTCGCGGTGGTCAACGCCGCTGTCCTGTACGTCTTCCGCACCCTGGTGGCCGAGGACATCCCGCTCAACGACGGCTGCCTGCGCCCGCTGCGCATCATCGTGCCGCCGGGCTCCCTGCTCGCCCCCGAGCCGCCCGCGGCCGTCGTCGCCGGGAACGTCGAGACCTCACAGGCGATCACCGGCGCCCTCTACGGAGCCCTGGGTGTCCAGGCCGAGGGCTCCGGGACGATGAACAACGTCACCTTCGGGAACGACCGCCACCAGTACTACGAGACGGTGGCCTCGGGATCCGGGGCGGGCGACGGCTTCGACGGGGCATCCGTCGTCCAGACCCACATGACCAACTCCCGGCTCACCGACCCCGAAGTCCTCGAGTGGCGCCTGCCGGTGCTGCTTGAGGAGTTCGCGGTGCGGCGCGGGAGCGGCGGCACCGGCAGGTGGCGCGGCGGGGACGGGGCGGTGCGCCGCATCCGCTTCCGCGAACCGATGACGGTCTCCACGCTCTCGCAGCACCGCAAGGTGGCGCCGTACGGCATGGCGGGCGGCAGCCCCGGAGCGCTCGGCACGGGCCGCGTGGAGCGTGCCGACGGAAGCGTCCAGGAGCTGGAGGGCAGCGACTTCGCGGACGCGGCCCCCGGCGACGTACTCGTGATCGAAACCCCGGGCGGCGGCGGATACGGCCCGCCCCCGCACCACAGCAGCGAAACAACCGCACCCCCCGAAACAACCGCAACCCCCGAAGCAACTGATCCAGGAGAAGCGAGCGATGATCTTCAAGCGTTCTGA
- a CDS encoding MIP/aquaporin family protein, with the protein MYSNGDIFVGEIIGTAILILLGAGVCAAVTLNHSKAKASGWVVIAFGWGFGVLAGAYTAGPLSGGHLNPAVTLGIAIDTGEWGKVWIYLLGQMVGAMLGAVLAYLVYYAQFSANVSGNVKDKVTSAHQPTPTLGIFSTIPEIRNPVANVVTEVIATIALVLPILAFGLTKGLGESGTQTLIVAFLVVGIGLSLGGPTGYAINPARDLGPRIVHTFLPIPNKGTSDWSYAWIPVAGPLIGGALAGLIYNVAF; encoded by the coding sequence ATGTACTCGAATGGGGACATCTTCGTCGGTGAGATCATCGGCACCGCGATCCTGATTCTCCTCGGCGCCGGTGTATGCGCCGCCGTCACCTTGAACCATTCGAAGGCGAAGGCCTCCGGATGGGTCGTCATCGCCTTCGGATGGGGCTTCGGCGTGCTCGCGGGCGCGTACACCGCGGGCCCCCTCTCCGGCGGTCACCTCAACCCCGCCGTCACGCTCGGCATCGCGATCGACACCGGGGAGTGGGGCAAGGTCTGGATCTATCTGCTCGGGCAGATGGTCGGCGCGATGCTCGGCGCCGTCCTCGCGTATCTCGTGTACTACGCGCAGTTCAGCGCCAATGTCTCCGGGAACGTCAAGGACAAGGTGACGAGCGCCCATCAGCCGACCCCGACACTCGGCATCTTCTCGACCATCCCGGAGATCCGTAACCCGGTCGCCAACGTCGTCACGGAGGTCATCGCGACGATCGCACTGGTGCTGCCCATCCTCGCCTTCGGGCTCACCAAGGGGCTCGGCGAGTCCGGCACGCAGACGCTGATCGTGGCGTTCCTGGTCGTCGGCATCGGCCTCTCGCTGGGCGGGCCCACCGGATACGCCATCAACCCGGCCCGTGACCTGGGCCCGCGCATCGTGCACACGTTCCTGCCGATCCCCAACAAGGGGACGTCCGACTGGAGTTATGCCTGGATCCCCGTGGCCGGGCCGCTGATCGGCGGAGCGCTCGCAGGTCTCATCTACAACGTAGCCTTCTGA
- a CDS encoding lipid-transfer protein → MTSEVAVLGAGMHPWGKWGRSFIEYGTAAARAALADAGVDWRDVGSIVGADTVRGGYPGYVAGATFAKALGWQGARVASVYAACASGAQAINTARTQILAGLADVVLVVGADAAPKGFFRPAGGDRHDDPDWLRFRVLGATNPTYFGLYARRRMAVHGDTLEDFAQVKVKNAAAGALNPNARYRKTVTAEEVAASAVVADPLRLLDICATSDGAAALVLSSMEFARRHGASDPVRIRAVSTVTPTYPTTVLDLPDIATDSAATVTPADGTFRASIAHAAYEEAGIGPDELSFAEVYDLSTALELQWYEDLGLCGEGEGAKLLREGATAPGGRIPVNPSGGLASFGEAVPAQAIAQVCELTWQLRGTAGARQIAGARAGITANQGLFGHGSSVVAVR, encoded by the coding sequence ATGACCAGCGAGGTGGCGGTGCTGGGCGCGGGCATGCACCCCTGGGGCAAGTGGGGCCGGAGCTTCATCGAGTACGGCACGGCGGCGGCCCGCGCGGCGCTCGCCGACGCCGGGGTGGACTGGCGCGACGTGGGGTCGATCGTCGGTGCGGACACGGTCCGTGGCGGCTATCCCGGGTACGTGGCCGGGGCGACGTTCGCGAAGGCGCTCGGCTGGCAGGGCGCGCGGGTCGCGAGCGTGTACGCGGCGTGCGCGTCCGGCGCTCAGGCGATCAACACCGCGCGTACGCAGATCCTCGCGGGCCTCGCCGATGTCGTCCTCGTCGTCGGGGCGGATGCCGCGCCCAAGGGGTTCTTCCGGCCCGCCGGAGGAGACCGGCACGACGACCCGGACTGGCTGCGCTTCCGGGTCCTCGGCGCCACCAACCCCACGTACTTCGGTCTGTACGCACGCCGCAGGATGGCGGTGCACGGCGACACCCTGGAGGACTTCGCCCAGGTCAAGGTGAAGAACGCGGCGGCGGGAGCACTCAATCCGAACGCGCGGTACCGAAAGACCGTCACCGCGGAGGAAGTGGCCGCATCGGCGGTCGTCGCCGATCCGCTGCGGCTGCTCGACATCTGCGCGACCTCCGACGGCGCGGCGGCGCTCGTGCTCTCCAGCATGGAGTTCGCGCGGCGGCACGGCGCGTCCGACCCGGTGCGCATCCGGGCGGTGTCCACGGTGACGCCGACGTATCCGACCACCGTCCTCGACCTGCCGGACATCGCGACCGACTCCGCGGCCACCGTGACGCCGGCCGACGGGACCTTCCGCGCCTCCATCGCGCACGCCGCGTACGAGGAAGCGGGCATCGGACCCGACGAGCTCTCCTTCGCGGAGGTCTACGACCTCTCCACCGCACTGGAACTGCAGTGGTACGAGGACCTGGGGCTCTGCGGCGAAGGAGAGGGCGCCAAGCTGCTGCGGGAGGGGGCGACCGCTCCGGGCGGACGCATACCGGTCAACCCCAGCGGCGGACTCGCCTCCTTCGGAGAGGCCGTTCCGGCACAGGCCATCGCCCAAGTGTGCGAGCTGACATGGCAGTTGAGGGGAACGGCGGGGGCTCGGCAGATCGCGGGGGCGCGGGCGGGGATCACCGCGAACCAAGGGCTCTTCGGGCACGGCTCCTCGGTCGTCGCGGTGCGCTGA
- a CDS encoding Zn-ribbon domain-containing OB-fold protein, translating into MVAGWFAGEGDNFRLLGTRCSACASVFFPREDGFCRNPGCSGGDLAEVPLSRRGRVWSYTDSRYRPPAPYVSDQELPWQPYALIAVELEAERMVVLGQSVPGVTVADLEVGMEVEVVPGVLDEEAGDDEGSGTTWTTWHWRPVGVGA; encoded by the coding sequence GTGGTGGCCGGCTGGTTCGCCGGGGAGGGAGACAACTTCCGCCTTCTGGGCACGCGCTGCTCGGCCTGCGCCAGTGTCTTCTTCCCCCGCGAGGACGGCTTCTGCCGCAATCCCGGCTGCTCGGGCGGTGACCTCGCCGAGGTCCCGCTCTCCCGGCGCGGACGCGTCTGGTCGTACACGGACAGCCGCTACCGCCCGCCCGCGCCCTATGTGTCGGATCAGGAACTTCCCTGGCAGCCCTACGCGTTGATCGCTGTGGAGCTCGAGGCGGAGCGGATGGTGGTGCTCGGCCAGTCGGTTCCGGGGGTGACCGTCGCCGACCTGGAGGTCGGCATGGAGGTGGAGGTCGTCCCCGGCGTGCTCGACGAGGAGGCCGGGGACGACGAGGGCTCGGGGACGACCTGGACGACGTGGCACTGGCGGCCGGTGGGGGTGGGCGCATGA
- a CDS encoding NUDIX domain-containing protein, protein MSPSQHHAEPVPGSHCSSCGAPYGEQLSAWPRTCPACGTVAYRNPLPVAVALQPVYDSKGTALVVVTRTIAPARGGVALPGGFIDDREDWRDAVVRELQEETGIGAASRDVRLAGALSAPDGHLLLFGLLPERPAAELPESAPTAETEGWHLLRLPAELAFPLHTLAVRSWFEGRYI, encoded by the coding sequence GTGTCCCCATCCCAGCACCACGCCGAACCCGTCCCCGGCTCCCACTGTTCGAGCTGCGGGGCGCCCTACGGGGAACAACTCTCCGCCTGGCCCCGCACCTGCCCCGCCTGCGGCACGGTGGCCTACCGCAATCCGCTGCCCGTGGCGGTGGCACTCCAGCCCGTGTACGACTCCAAGGGCACCGCCCTCGTCGTCGTGACCCGGACCATCGCTCCCGCGCGCGGGGGAGTGGCCCTGCCCGGCGGGTTCATCGACGACCGGGAGGACTGGCGGGACGCCGTCGTCCGCGAGCTCCAGGAAGAGACCGGCATCGGCGCGGCCAGCCGTGACGTCCGCCTCGCGGGGGCACTCAGCGCACCCGACGGCCACCTTCTGCTCTTCGGTCTCCTGCCCGAGCGCCCGGCGGCCGAACTGCCGGAATCCGCCCCCACGGCCGAGACCGAAGGCTGGCACCTGCTGCGTCTGCCGGCCGAACTCGCCTTCCCCCTGCACACCTTGGCGGTGCGTTCCTGGTTCGAAGGGCGCTACATCTGA
- a CDS encoding ATP/GTP-binding protein produces the protein MIFKRSERGKAPVEPVTLKILVAGGFGVGKTTLVGAVSEIKPLRTEELLSEAGRPVDDTSGVSGKHTTTVAMDFGRITLREDLVLYVFGTPGQDRFWFLWDELATGALGAVVLADTRRLEDCFAAVDYFERRSIPFVVGVNCFEGASRYPADAVRQALDLDEGVPVVMCDARERQSVKEVLIGVVQHAMATAAAAREPATT, from the coding sequence ATGATCTTCAAGCGTTCTGAGCGCGGCAAGGCCCCCGTCGAGCCGGTGACGCTGAAGATCCTGGTGGCGGGCGGCTTCGGCGTGGGCAAGACGACCCTCGTCGGCGCCGTCAGCGAGATCAAACCGCTGCGCACCGAGGAGCTGCTCAGCGAGGCGGGCCGCCCCGTCGACGACACCAGCGGCGTCTCGGGCAAGCACACCACCACCGTCGCCATGGACTTCGGGCGCATCACGCTCCGCGAGGACCTGGTCCTGTACGTGTTCGGCACCCCGGGCCAGGACCGCTTCTGGTTCCTCTGGGACGAGCTGGCCACCGGGGCGCTCGGTGCCGTGGTCCTCGCCGACACCCGCCGCCTGGAGGACTGCTTCGCGGCCGTCGACTACTTCGAGCGCCGTTCCATACCCTTCGTCGTCGGAGTCAACTGCTTCGAGGGCGCATCGCGTTACCCCGCCGACGCCGTGCGCCAGGCGCTCGACCTCGATGAGGGCGTTCCCGTGGTGATGTGTGACGCGCGCGAGCGGCAGTCGGTCAAGGAAGTGCTCATCGGCGTCGTCCAGCACGCGATGGCGACCGCCGCCGCGGCCAGGGAGCCCGCGACCACGTGA
- the glpK gene encoding glycerol kinase GlpK — protein MPDNSDKFVAAIDQGTTSSRCIIFNHAGEIVAVDQREHRQIFPKPGWVEHDATEIWSKVQAVVAGAIAKAGLRADQLSALGITNQRETTVLWDRATGKPVHNAIVWQDTRTSALCNELGGSDGQDRFREQTGLPLASYFSGPKAAWLLDNVPGLRARAERGEIAFGTIDSWLIWNLTGGTDGGVHVTDVTNAGRTMLMNLATLQWDQSILAAMNVPEVILPEIRSSAEVYGTAVGQLAGVPVASALGDQQAAIFGQACYDTGTAKNTYGTGSFLLLNTGNRPVPSKNGLLTTMGYKIGSEAPVYCLEGAIAITGALVQWFRDQLGIIRSADEIEPLAASVEDNGGAYIVPAFSGLFAPYWRSDARGVVTGLTRYVTKAHLARAVLEATSWQTREVVDAMYQDSGVRLRTLKVDGGMTKNNLLMQHQADVLGVPVIRPKVSETTCLGAAYAAGLATGVWNDLDELKAHWQQDVEWTPAMDADAREREYHNWHKAVERSFGWHEDGAS, from the coding sequence ATGCCGGACAACTCCGACAAGTTCGTCGCCGCAATCGACCAGGGCACCACCTCCAGCCGCTGCATCATCTTCAACCACGCGGGCGAGATCGTCGCCGTCGACCAGCGTGAACACCGCCAGATCTTTCCGAAGCCGGGGTGGGTCGAGCACGACGCCACCGAGATCTGGTCCAAGGTGCAGGCCGTGGTCGCGGGAGCGATCGCCAAGGCCGGGCTCCGCGCTGACCAGCTCAGCGCGCTCGGCATCACCAACCAGCGCGAGACGACGGTCCTGTGGGACCGCGCCACGGGCAAGCCCGTGCACAACGCGATCGTCTGGCAGGACACCCGGACGTCGGCGCTCTGCAACGAGCTGGGCGGCTCGGACGGCCAGGACAGGTTCCGGGAGCAGACCGGGTTGCCGCTCGCGAGCTACTTCTCCGGGCCCAAGGCCGCCTGGCTGCTCGACAACGTGCCCGGTCTGCGGGCCCGCGCCGAGCGCGGCGAGATCGCGTTCGGCACCATCGACTCCTGGCTGATCTGGAACCTCACCGGCGGCACGGACGGCGGCGTGCACGTCACGGACGTCACCAACGCCGGGCGCACCATGCTGATGAACCTGGCCACCCTCCAGTGGGACCAGTCGATTCTCGCCGCGATGAACGTCCCCGAGGTGATCCTCCCGGAGATCAGGTCGTCGGCCGAGGTCTACGGCACGGCGGTCGGGCAGCTCGCCGGTGTGCCCGTCGCCTCCGCCCTGGGCGACCAGCAGGCGGCCATCTTCGGGCAGGCCTGCTACGACACGGGGACGGCCAAGAACACGTACGGAACCGGCAGTTTCCTGTTGCTCAACACCGGGAACCGGCCCGTCCCGTCGAAGAACGGGCTGCTCACCACGATGGGCTACAAGATCGGCTCCGAGGCGCCCGTCTACTGCCTCGAAGGGGCGATAGCGATCACCGGCGCGCTGGTCCAGTGGTTCCGCGACCAGCTCGGCATCATCCGCAGCGCCGACGAGATCGAGCCGCTGGCCGCGAGCGTGGAGGACAACGGCGGCGCGTACATCGTGCCCGCGTTCTCCGGCCTCTTCGCACCCTACTGGCGCTCCGACGCGCGCGGCGTCGTCACCGGGCTCACCCGCTACGTGACCAAGGCGCACCTGGCACGTGCCGTCCTGGAGGCGACGAGCTGGCAGACCCGTGAGGTCGTCGACGCGATGTACCAGGACTCCGGGGTGCGGCTGCGGACCCTGAAGGTCGACGGCGGCATGACGAAGAACAATCTGCTGATGCAGCACCAGGCGGACGTTCTCGGGGTGCCGGTGATCCGGCCGAAGGTCTCCGAGACGACGTGTCTGGGGGCCGCGTACGCCGCCGGGCTCGCGACCGGCGTGTGGAACGACCTCGACGAGCTGAAGGCGCACTGGCAGCAGGACGTCGAGTGGACGCCGGCGATGGACGCGGACGCCCGTGAACGCGAGTACCACAACTGGCACAAGGCGGTGGAACGAAGCTTCGGCTGGCACGAGGACGGCGCGAGCTGA